The proteins below come from a single Pseudomonadota bacterium genomic window:
- a CDS encoding APC family permease, translating to MSAPGLARSIGLPSATFIVIGYVVGATIFILPGSLAPDVGPAVFIAYLLAALPAIIAGFVMAQLGSALPVCGSIFVLLREALSPHAGFVYQWIMLSMGAVVIPLIAYGFADFLDVFVPGLDARTVAAALVLLFIALNWMGLKVAATAQNIMVVSFLAALAVFGVGGIIAGDPGNLQPLFPKGYSALTIAAVTAYFSYAGVFVIAEIAGEVRDPGRNLPRAILLAFIVIIFLYAVVPLALTMLIDWREIRGDPVAVVTASTLFLPKPLVMAVGLAALFAAATTINSVLMGLSRDLFQGANYGLFSARFASVNKRTGTPANAVVLVGLLSLIGVAIGGAITSYAQLALIGLMVIQIMTGIALIKLPTALPDAYRGSAFRLSIGSLRVIAAVYIALSAFFLITLAREKPTLLIIGLAYLLAGAVYQLVRSTLTRADSLPNRDPR from the coding sequence TTGAGTGCGCCGGGCTTAGCAAGATCGATTGGCCTGCCTTCGGCAACCTTTATCGTCATCGGATACGTTGTCGGCGCAACAATTTTCATTCTTCCGGGCAGTCTGGCGCCGGATGTCGGGCCCGCCGTCTTTATTGCTTATCTCCTCGCTGCACTGCCGGCCATCATCGCCGGCTTCGTCATGGCGCAGCTAGGATCTGCTTTACCCGTATGCGGTTCAATCTTTGTGCTGCTTCGTGAGGCGCTATCGCCACACGCCGGGTTCGTTTACCAGTGGATCATGTTGTCCATGGGTGCGGTCGTGATTCCGCTGATTGCCTATGGATTCGCCGATTTTCTCGACGTGTTCGTTCCCGGCTTAGATGCGAGAACTGTCGCGGCCGCGCTGGTCCTGCTGTTCATTGCGTTGAACTGGATGGGCTTAAAGGTTGCCGCAACCGCTCAGAACATCATGGTCGTTAGTTTTCTGGCCGCCCTGGCGGTCTTCGGCGTAGGTGGAATCATCGCGGGAGACCCTGGCAACCTTCAGCCTTTATTTCCCAAAGGATACTCCGCGCTTACGATTGCGGCAGTGACCGCCTACTTTTCTTATGCCGGTGTTTTTGTCATTGCAGAAATCGCCGGGGAAGTGAGAGACCCAGGCCGCAACTTGCCTCGAGCGATTCTGTTGGCGTTTATCGTCATCATCTTTTTGTACGCCGTCGTTCCGCTGGCTCTCACGATGCTGATTGACTGGCGAGAGATTCGCGGTGATCCGGTGGCGGTCGTCACCGCTTCAACGCTGTTTTTGCCGAAACCTCTGGTAATGGCAGTCGGCTTAGCAGCCCTGTTTGCGGCAGCAACTACGATCAACAGCGTGCTGATGGGCCTAAGCCGTGATCTTTTCCAAGGGGCGAATTATGGGCTTTTTTCCGCCAGGTTCGCCTCGGTCAATAAGAGGACTGGCACACCTGCCAACGCGGTTGTATTGGTTGGATTGCTGTCTTTGATCGGAGTAGCGATCGGTGGGGCCATCACGAGTTATGCACAGCTTGCGCTCATTGGACTCATGGTCATACAAATCATGACGGGGATCGCCCTGATCAAACTTCCGACGGCACTACCCGACGCCTACAGGGGTTCCGCGTTCAGACTGTCCATCGGCTCGCTTAGGGTTATCGCCGCAGTTTATATCGCACTCTCTGCGTTTTTTCTGATTACGCTTGCTCGCGAGAAACCTACGTTACTGATCATTGGCCTCGCTTATTTACTCGCCGGCGCGGTCTATCAGCTTGTCCGCAGCACGCTCACTCGCGCGGACTCTCTGCCCAACAGAGACCCGCGCTGA